One genomic window of Saccharomyces cerevisiae S288C chromosome XII, complete sequence includes the following:
- the AQY2 gene encoding Aqy2p (Water channel that mediates water transport across cell membranes; only expressed in proliferating cells; controlled by osmotic signals; may be involved in freeze tolerance; disrupted by a stop codon in many S. cerevisiae strains) — protein sequence MSNESNDLEKNISHLDPTGVDNAYIPPEQPETKHSRFNIDRDTLRNHFIAAVGEFCGTFMFLWCAYVICNVANHDVALTTEPEGSHPGQLIMIALGFGFSVMFSIWCFWWGFEPSRFSLFVFGQSHLTSQMCSDVVSSDHCWDGCWWCR from the coding sequence ATGTCTAACGAATCTAACgaccttgaaaaaaacatttCGCACTTGGACCCGACCGGTGTTGACAATGCTTATATTCCACCTGAACAGCCGGAAACGAAGCATTCGCGTTTTAATATTGACAGAGATACCTTAAGAAACCACTTTATCGCTGCTGTGGGTGAGTTTTGCGGTACCTTCATGTTTTTATGGTGTGCTTACGTCATTTGTAATGTCGCTAACCATGATGTGGCTTTGACAACCGAGCCTGAGGGCTCTCATCCAGGTCAATTGATCATGATTGCCCTTGGTTTCGGTTTCTCTGTGATGTTTTCTATCTGGTGTTTCTGGTGGGGCTTTGAACCCAGCCGTTTCTCTCTCTTTGTGTTTGGCCAGAGCCATCTCACCAGCCAGATGTGTAGTGATGTGGTTTCCTCAGATCATTGCTGGGATGGCTGCTGGTGGTGCCGCTAG
- the FRE6 gene encoding putative ferric-chelate reductase (Putative ferric reductase with similarity to Fre2p; expression induced by low iron levels; targeted to vacuole via AP-3 pathway), giving the protein MHRTLLFLTWLISLTKAFNIKLPHTEKKDHLESNAVLACASYINTLKWSFDSSVVPGFYSTICSYSPAFDTWSLCIFNSLTDQIIPMDNTSFEESLGNVRKTCSFVDKKFSNISLEQYYSSLNNASSHALEDYGSIESLSTSIRVDRETRSRWIRAFHAHAYNLDISSVYGAYLTYYFVIVGIIAVFFHMSHYNGLNRALFASRFVNYIRGHFVLPTFLVDKHANHFKFLNVEVFTGLMPNSLEAWIIFGYTLANIIFLSISYIIDPYNLIFNSHLSQFTRLLADRSGILAFTQFPLIIIFTARNSFLEFLTGVKFNSFISFHKWIGRIMVLNATIHSLSYSLFAIINHAFKISNKQLYWKFGIASITVLCVLLVLSLGIVRKRHYEFFLYTHIILALLFFYCCWQHVKIFNGWKEWIVVSLLIWGLEKLFRIWNILQFRFPKATLINLNTSNNPHDEMFKVIIPKYNRRWHSKPGQYCFIYFLHPLVFWQCHPFTIIDEGEKCVLVIKPKSGLTRFIYNHILQSLNGKLQLRVAIEGPYGPSNLHLDKFDHLLLLSGGTGLPGPLDHAIKLSRNPDKPKSIDLIMAIKNPSFLNGYKSEILELKNSRSHVNVQVYLTQKTAVTKAANARDQLIHFDDIMTELTSFAHIGNARPNFSNVIENAIKSTPPGDSLAVVCCGPPVLVDDVRNTVSQKLLGYPERIIEYFEEYQCW; this is encoded by the coding sequence ATGCATAGAACGCTTCTGTTTTTAACGTGGCTGATATCTTTAACAAAGGCTTTTAATATAAAATTACCACacactgaaaaaaaagaccaTTTGGAATCCAACGCTGTGCTGGCATGCGCATCCTATATAAATACTCTGAAGTGGTCATTTGATAGCTCCGTCGTACCGGGTTTCTATTCTACCATATGCTCTTATTCACCAGCGTTTGATACTTGGTCACTTTGTATCTTCAATTCGCTTACAGACCAGATTATTCCCATGGACAACACAAGTTTCGAAGAAAGCTTGGGTAACGTACGAAAAACGTGCTCGTTTGTCGATAAAAAGTTTAGCAATATTTCACTGGAGCAATACTACTCATCTTTAAATAATGCTTCTTCTCACGCTTTGGAAGACTATGGTTCTATTGAAAGTTTATCGACATCCATTCGAGTCGATCGTGAGACAAGATCTAGATGGATACGAGCTTTTCATGCGCATGCCTATAATTTAGATATCAGCAGTGTTTATGGTGCATATTTAACTTACTACTTCGTCATAGTGGGTATTATCGCCGTCTTCTTCCATATGAGTCACTATAACGGCCTGAATCGAGCGCTATTTGCAAGCCGGTTCGTCAATTATATTCGGGGCCATTTTGTGTTGCCTACGTTTTTAGTAGATAAGCACGCTAATCACTTCAAGTTTCTAAACGTGGAAGTCTTTACGGGACTGATGCCGAATTCCTTGGAGGCATGGATCATTTTTGGATACACATTGGCGAACATCATATTTTTGTCCATAAGTTACATCATAGACCCATATAACCTCATTTTCAACAGTCACCTGTCGCAGTTTACAAGACTGTTGGCTGATAGATCTGGGATACTGGCGTTTACTCAGTTCCCTctcattatcatttttacGGCAAGGAATAGTTTTCTCGAATTTTTAACAGGAGTCAAGTTCAATTCCTTTATTAGTTTCCATAAATGGATCGGTAGAATCATGGTCTTAAACGCAACGATACATTCGCTTTCTTATTCATTATTCGCAATTATCAACCATGCCTTCAAAATAAGCAACAAACAGCTCTATTGGAAGTTTGGTATTGCATCCATAACAGTGCTTTGCGTTCTACTAGTTCTATCGCTCGGAATAGTAAGGAAAAGACATTACGAATTTTTCCTGTACACCCACATCATACTAGCccttttgttcttttacTGTTGTTGGCAACAcgtcaaaattttcaacgGTTGGAAAGAATGGATAGTGGTATCCTTGCTCATTTGGGGGCTGGAAAAGCTTTTCAGAATATGGAACATTTTGCAGTTTAGATTTCCGAAAGCAACACTAATCAATTTGAACACCAGCAACAACCCGCACGATGAAATGTTTAAAGTAATCATACCCAAATATAACCGGAGATGGCATTCGAAACCGGGTCAATATTgtttcatttattttttacatCCATTGGTATTTTGGCAATGCCATCCATTTACCATTATCGACGAAGGTGAGAAGTGTGTTTTAGTGATCAAACCTAAAAGTGGTCTCACTAGATTCATTTATAACCATATTTTGCAATCTTTAAATGGTAAATTACAACTCCGAGTGGCCATTGAGGGACCTTATGGGCCCAGTAATCTTCACCTCGATAAATTCGACCATTTGCTGTTACTAAGTGGAGGAACAGGCTTGCCTGGTCCATTAGATCATGCCATTAAGCTGTCACGAAACCCTGATAAACCCAAGAGTATAGATTTGATCATGGCGATCAAAaatccttcttttcttaacGGCTATAAATCCGAGATACTAGAGCTAAAAAATAGCCGATCCCACGTCAACGTGCAGGTTTACCTTACACAGAAAACAGCTGTTACAAAGGCAGCAAACGCACGAGACCAATTAATACattttgatgatataaTGACCGAACTGACAAGCTTCGCCCACATCGGCAATGCAAGACCTAATTTTAGCAATGTAATTGAAAACGCAATAAAAAGTACGCCGCCTGGAGATTCATTAGCGGTCGTGTGCTGCGGCCCTCCTGTTCTGGTGGACGATGTTAGAAACACCGTTTCTCAAAAACTCCTCGGTTACCCAGAGAGAATTATAGAGTATTTCGAGGAATATCAGTGTTGGTAA
- the COF1 gene encoding cofilin (Cofilin, involved in pH-dependent actin filament depolarization; binds both actin monomers and filaments and severs filaments; involved in the selective sorting, export of the secretory cargo from the late golgi; genetically interacts with pmr1; thought to be regulated by phosphorylation at SER4; ubiquitous and essential in eukaryotes), translated as MSRSGVAVADESLTAFNDLKLGKKYKFILFGLNDAKTEIVVKETSTDPSYDAFLEKLPENDCLYAIYDFEYEINGNEGKRSKIVFFTWSPDTAPVRSKMVYASSKDALRRALNGVSTDVQGTDFSEVSYDSVLERVSRGAGSH; from the exons atgtCTAGATCTGG tgttgctgttgctgaTGAATCCCTTACCGCTTTCAATGACTTGAAATTGGgtaaaaaatacaaatttattttattcGGATTGAACGATGCTAAAACCGAAATCGTTGTCAAGGAAACCTCTACTGACCCATCTTACGATGCCTTCTTAGAGAAATTGCCAGAAAACGACTGTCTTTACGCCATTTACGATTTTGAATACGAAATTAATGGTAATGAAGGTAAGAGATCCAAGattgttttcttcactTGGTCTCCAGACACTGCTCCAGTCAGATCTAAGATGGTCTATGCATCCTCCAAGGATGCCTTAAGAAGAGCCTTAAACGGTGTCTCTACCGATGTTCAAGGTACTGATTTTTCCGAAGTTTCTTACGATTCTGTTTTGGAAAGAGTCAGCAGAGGCGCTGGTTCTCATTAA
- the LDB18 gene encoding Ldb18p (Component of the dynactin complex; dynactin is required for dynein activity; null mutant exhibits defects in nuclear migration and spindle orientation and has reduced affinity for alcian blue dye; has homology to mammalian dynactin subunit p24), which yields MPGLKLVEALEYRCDRLERLIGAGYSANSDVSVQLDELYNQLHRLYFQGLKYSQDLLQLFNTFMAEDIENVGAPDDICIFASCFDDIYTLYSAFDELNSQYMEFCQISKSSLDQISFKDANIETKQLKKLPELVDNCNIMILRSIAILNRFIDWNIEVNGFFQFQKKRLLNLQKVIYST from the coding sequence ATGCCTGGTCTTAAGCTTGTTGAAGCTTTAGAATACAGGTGTGACCGATTGGAGCGGCTTATAGGCGCCGGATACAGCGCGAATTCCGATGTTTCAGTGCAATTAGATGAACTATACAATCAGTTACATCGTCTATATTTCCAGGGTCTAAAGTATTCTCAAGATCTCCTGCAACTCTTTAATACTTTCATGGCTGAAGACATCGAGAACGTGGGAGCTCCTGATGatatttgtatttttgcTAGTTGCTTTGACGATATTTATACATTATATAGTGCATTTGACGAACTAAACAGCCAATATATGGAGTTTTGCCAAATCAGTAAAAGTTCATTGGATCAGATTTCCTTCAAAGACGCAAATATTGAAACGAAACAGTTGAAGAAGTTACCCGAGTTGGTGGATAACTGCAACATAATGATTTTGAGGTCAATTGCAATTCTAAACCGTTTCATCGACTGGAATATTGAAGTTAACGGATTCTTCCAGTTCCAGAAAAAGAGGCTGTTGAATTTACAAAAGGTAATTTATAGTACGTGA
- the YBT1 gene encoding bile acid-transporting ATPase YBT1 (Transporter of ATP-binding cassette (ABC) family; targeted to vacuole via AP-3 pathway; involved in bile acid transport; negative regulator of vacuole fusion; regulates release of lumenal Ca2+ stores; similar to mammalian bile transporters; YBT1 has a paralog, VMR1, that arose from the whole genome duplication) translates to MHHVLNSTRPDHRFWFYDDVTQYGRTKYLNYYTPLVLLIFTVLFITYNIWKHYYYYDVLHLKQKNPIDELLYSSTDEDEQSPLINNNTITTNYVDNNCTKDALKNRHFSLEKLKSVKVNGEPHGTPEIVRRGFIEKSRIILEFFLVLSQVIIHSFILLHYVNKNPEFTQQGTITGLVEWCALFIIVSLRLANVNQNFKFINKYPGNLWSVSFINYLALFISMILPFRSIFIHHINSPISRKYYISQISINLALFLLLFFARIRNNFAIIYKTDSWITPSPEPVTSIAGFICWAWLDSFVWKAHKVSIKVKDIWGLMMQDYSFFVVKKFRYFVDHKVKRKRIFSLNLFFFFSNYLVLQCFWAFLGSVLSFIPTVLLKRILEYVEDQSSAPSNLAWFYVTVMFVGRILVAICQAQALFFGRRVCIRMKSIIISEIYTKALRRKISTNKTKPSNEDPQEINDQKSINGDEESTSSANLGAIINLMAIDAFKVSEICGYLHSFLEAFVMTVVALALLYRLLGFAAIVGVLIIVAMLPLNYKLAKYIGDLQKKNLAVTDNRIQKLNEAFQAIRIIKYFSWEENFEKDINTIRENELSLLLMRSIVWSISSFLWFVTPTIVTAASFAYYIYVQGEVLTTPVAFTALSLFTLLRDPLDRLSDMLSFVVQSKVSLDRVQDFLNENDTKKYDQLTIDPNGNRFAFENSTISWDKDNQDFKLKDLNIEFKTGKLNVVIGPTGSGKTSLLMALLGEMYLLNGKVVVPALEPRQELIVDANGTTNSIAYCSQAAWLLNDTVKNNILFNSPFNEARYKAVVEACGLKRDFEILKAGDLTEIGEKGITLSGGQKQRVSLARALYSNARHVLLDDCLSAVDSHTASWIYDNCITGPLMEDRTCILVSHNIALTLRNAELVVLLEDGRVKDQGDPIDMLQKGLFGEDELVKSSILSRANSSANLAAKSSTSLSNLPAVKEQQVSVNNNSSHFEAKKLQKSLRTEAERTEDGKLIKEETKEEGVVGLDVYKWYLKIFGGWKIVSFLASLFLIAQLLYIGQSWWVRAWASHNVIAKIIPRAQRAIAFISKKASHLIDWRGSSQISMASAENQPSSGHSTMYYLVLYLIIGFAQALLGAGKTILNFVAGINASRKIFNMILNKVLHSKIRFFDATPTGRIMNRFSKDIEAIDQELTPYIQGAFYSLIECLSTVILITFITPQFLSVAIVVSILYYFVGYFYMAGSRELKRFESISRSPIYQHFSETLVGVTTIRAFGDEGRFMQENLHKIDENNKPFFYLWVANRWLAFRIDMIGSLVIFGAGLFILFNINNLDSGMAGISLTYAISFTEGALWLVRLYSEVEMNMNSVERVKEYMEIEQEPYNEHKEIPPPQWPQDGKIEVNDLSLRYAPNLPRVIKNVSFSVDAQSKIGIVGRTGAGKSTIITALFRFLEPETGHIKIDNIDISGVDLQRLRRSITIIPQDPTLFSGTIKTNLDPYDEFSDRQIFEALKRVNLISEEQLQQGATRETSNEASSTNSENVNKFLDLSSEISEGGSNLSQGQRQLMCLARSLLRSPKIILLDEATASIDYSSDAKIQETIRKEFQGSTILTIAHRLRSVIDYDKILVMDAGEVKEYDHPYSLLLNKQSAFYSMCEHSGELDILIELAKKAFVEKLNSKKD, encoded by the coding sequence ATGCATCACGTACTCAATTCAACGAGACCTGACCATCGGTTTTGGTTTTACGATGACGTAACTCAGTACGGCAGAACAAAGTACCTTAATTATTATACTCCCTTAGTGCTTTTAATATTCACGGTGTTGTTCATAACTTATAACATATGGAAACATTATTACTACTATGACGTTCTACACttgaagcaaaaaaatccaattgATGAACTTTTATACTCATCTACCGACGAAGACGAACAGAGTCCGTTGATAAATAATAACACCATCACAACTAATTACGTGGACAATAATTGTACAAAAGACGCACTAAAAAATAGACACTTTTCTCTGGAAAAGCTGAAATCAGTTAAGGTAAATGGAGAACCTCATGGTACACCTGAAATAGTTAGAAGAGgcttcattgaaaaatcaagaattatccttgaattttttttggtacttTCTCAAGTTATAATACATTCTTTTATACTATTACACTATGTCAATAAAAACCCAGAGTTCACCCAACAAGGTACGATTACTGGTTTGGTAGAATGGTGTGCATTGTTTATCATTGTCTCTTTACGTTTAGCAAATGTCAaccaaaatttcaaattcataAACAAATATCCCGGAAATCTATGGTCGGTATCGTTCATAAACTATTTGGCCTTGTTTATCTCTATGATTTTACCCTTTCGTTCCATTTTCATTCACCATATAAACAGTCCTATTTCGAGAAAGTATTACATTTCACAAATATCGATTAACCTTGCCCTTTTCTTGCTACTCTTTTTTGCGAGGATAAGAAATAATTTTGCCATCATCTATAAAACTGACAGCTGGATTACTCCATCTCCAGAACCAGTCACTTCTATTGCTGGATTCATATGCTGGGCTTGGTTAGACAGTTTTGTTTGGAAAGCACACAAAGTTAGTATCAAAGTTAAGGATATTTGGGGATTGATGATGCAAGattattctttctttgtagtgaaaaaattcagatATTTTGTTGACCATAAGGTTAAAAGGAAGCgtattttttcactaaaccttttctttttcttttcgaaTTATTTGGTACTACAATGCTTTTGGGCATTTTTAGGCAGCGtcctttcttttattccaacagttTTACTAAAAAGGATCCTGGAATATGTTGAAGATCAGTCATCTGCTCCCTCAAATTTAGCTTGGTTTTACGTCACTGTCATGTTTGTAGGTAGGATATTAGTGGCTATTTGTCAAGCACAGGCACTATTCTTTGGAAGGAGAGTTTGTATCAGAATGAAAAGTATTATAATCTCTGAGATTTATACTAAAGCTTTGAGAAGAAAGATTTCCACCAACAAGACTAAACCTTCTAATGAGGATCCACAGGAAATTAATGATCAAAAAAGTATCAACGGCGATGAGGAGTCCACTTCTTCTGCCAACCTTGGAGCGATTATTAATCTCATGGCTATTGACGCTTTCAAGGTTTCTGAAATTTGTGGTTACCTTCATTCATTTTTGGAGGCTTTTGTTATGACTGTTGTCGCACTGGCGCTGTTATACCGTCTGCTGGGTTTTGCTGCGATTGTGGGTGTCTTAATCATTGTCGCAATGCTTCCACTGAATTATAAGCTTGCCAAGTACATCGGCGAtttgcaaaagaaaaacttggCTGTCACAGATAATCGTATTCAAAAGTTGAATGAAGCTTTTCAAGCTATCAGAATCATCAAATACTTTTCATGGGAGgagaattttgaaaaagatatcAATACTATTAgagaaaatgaattatCTCTACTGCTAATGAGATCCATTGTTTGGTCTATCAGTTCCTTTCTTTGGTTTGTTACCCCAACTATTGTAACAGCCGCCTCATTTGCTTACTACATTTACGTTCAAGGCGAGGTATTAACCACTCCGGTTGCCTTTACTGCACTTTCTTTATTCACGTTATTAAGAGATCCTTTGGATCGTTTGTCTGATATGTTAAGTTTTGTCGTTCAATCAAAGGTCTCGTTAGATAGAGTTCAGGATTTcttaaatgaaaatgatacAAAGAAATACGATCAACTGACCATAGATCCAAATGGAAACAGATTTGCCTTTGAGAATTCCACCATCTCTTGGGATAAGGACAAtcaagatttcaaattgaaagaCTTGAACATTGAATTCAAAACTGGTAAACTAAATGTCGTTATTGGCCCCACTGGTTCTGGTAAGACATCCCTACTAATGGCATTATTAGGTGAAATGTATCTACTCAATGGTAAGGTTGTCGTCCCAGCTCTAGAACCAAGGCAGGAACTAATAGTAGATGCGAATGGAACCACTAACTCTATCGCTTATTGTTCTCAGGCCGCTTGGCTTCTAAATGATACTGTAAAAAACAACATTTTATTCAATAGTCCATTCAATGAGGCAAGATATAAAGCTGTTGTCGAAGCATGCGGATTGAAACGTGATTTTGAGATCTTGAAAGCCGGTGACCTAACAGAAATCGGTGAGAAGGGTATTACTTTATCCGGTGGTCAAAAGCAGAGAGTCTCCCTTGCTAGAGCCTTGTATTCCAATGCTAGGCATGTCCTTTTGGATGATTGTTTAAGTGCAGTTGATTCACATACTGCATCTTGGATTTACGATAATTGTATTACTGGACCATTAATGGAAGATAGGACATGTATTTTGGTTTCACACAACATCGCCTTGACCTTGAGAAATGCTGAATTGGTAGTCTTACTAGAAGATGGTAGGGTTAAAGACCAAGGTGATCCAATAGACATGTTACAGAAGGGTTTGTTTGGTGAAGACGAGTTAGTGAAAAGTAGTATCTTATCGCGTGCAAACTCTTCTGCTAACTTAGCCGCAAAAAGTAGCACAAGCTTAAGTAACCTACCCGCTGTCAAAGAACAACAAGTTAGCGTGAACAACAACTCCTCCCACTTTGAAGCCAagaaacttcaaaaatcaTTGAGGACAGAAGCTGAACGCACTGAAGATGGTAAATTAATAAAAGaggaaacaaaagaagaaggtgtGGTTGGTCTGGATGTCTATAAATggtatttgaaaatttttggtgGTTGGAAGattgtttcatttttaGCTTCCTTGTTCTTGATAGCCCAACTTTTGTATATCGGACAATCATGGTGGGTTCGTGCCTGGGCGTCACACAATGTCATTGCTAAAATTATTCCCAGAGCACAACGCGCTATTGCATTTATCTCCAAGAAGGCTAGTCATCTAATTGATTGGAGGGGCTCGTCCCAAATCAGTATGGCGTCAGCTGAAAACCAACCTTCCAGTGGACACTCTACAATGTATTATCTGGTTTTGTACCTAATCATTGGTTTTGCTCAGGCTTTATTGGGAGCTGGTAAAACTATTTTAAATTTCGTTGCTGGTATCAACGCGTCAAGAAAGATATTTAATATGATTCTAAACAAGGTTTTACACTCCAAGAtaagattttttgatgCTACTCCAACAGGTAGAATTATGAACAGGTTTTCCAAGGATATCGAAGCTATTGATCAGGAACTGACACCTTATATACAAGGCGCCTTCTATTCGCTTATTGAATGTTTATCCACCGTCATACTGATTACATTTATTACTCCACAGTTCTTATCTGTTGCTATAGTTGTTTCAATAttgtattattttgttgGGTATTTCTACATGGCAGGTTCTCGtgaattgaaaagatttGAATCTATTTCTAGATCACCGATCTATCAACATTTTTCCGAGACTCTTGTCGGTGTTACCACCATTCGTGCGTTTGGTGATGAAGGGAGGTTTATGCAAGAGAATTTACacaaaattgatgaaaataataaaccaTTCTTCTACTTGTGGGTTGCTAATCGTTGGTTGGCCTTTAGGATAGATATGATTGGATCCTTGGTCATTTTTGGAGCTGGTTTGTTCATTCTATTCAATATTAATAATCTGGATTCGGGTATGGCTGGTATATCTTTGACGTATGCTATTTCCTTCACTGAAGGGGCATTGTGGTTGGTAAGATTGTACTCTGAAGTGGAGATGAATATGAATTCTGTTGAAAGAGTCAAAGAATATATGGAAATTGAGCAAGAGCCATACAACGAACACAAAGAAATACCGCCACCACAATGGCCACAAGACGGTAAAATCGAGGTTAATGATTTATCATTACGGTATGCTCCAAATCTACCTAGAGTAATTAAAaatgtttcattttctgtcGACGCTCAGTCTAAGATCGGTATTGTTGGTAGAACCGGTGCCGGTAAATCAACTATTATTACCGCCTTGTTCAGATTTTTGGAACCTGAGACAGGCCATATcaaaattgataatatcGATATTTCCGGTGTTGATTTACAAAGACTGCGTCGTTCTATAACTATTATTCCACAAGATCCAACACTATTCTCAGGGACGATTAAAACAAACCTAGACCCATATGATGAATTTAGTGACAGACAGATCTTTGAAGCTTTGAAACGTGTAAATCTAATTAGTGAAGAACAATTACAACAAGGCGCCACAAGAGAAACAAGCAATGAGGCTTCGTCGACTAACTCCGAAAATGTTAATAAATTCTTGGATTTAAGTAGTGAAATTAGCGAAGGTGGATCCAATTTGTCTCAAGGACAGCGCCAATTGATGTGCCTTGCTAGATCTTTACTGAGGAGTCCAAAGATCATATTGCTGGACGAAGCTACAGCGTCCATCGACTACAGTTCCGATGCGAAGATCCAAGAAACCATAAGAAAAGAGTTCCAAGGTAGTACAATTTTGACAATTGCACATAGGTTGAGATCTGTTATCGATtatgataaaattttggtGATGGATGCAGGTGAGGTAAAAGAGTATGATCACCCATATTCTTTGTTACTTAACAAACAAAGTGCCTTTTATAGCATGTGTGAGCATAGTGGAGAATTGGATATCCTAATTGAATTGGCTAAAAAAGCCTTTGTGGAAAAATTGAACTCTAAAAAGGACTAG
- the RNP1 gene encoding Rnp1p (Ribonucleoprotein that contains two RNA recognition motifs (RRM); RNP1 has a paralog, SBP1, that arose from the whole genome duplication), whose product MLIEEIEFYNVNGKKTTTVVPENTKIKKRVLNDRRTLYVGNLPKNCRKQDLRDLFEPNYGKITINMLKKKPLKKPLKRFAFIEFQEGVNLKKVKEKMNGKIFMNEKIVIENILTKEEKSFEKNQKSNKKTAPDLKPLSTNTLYVKNIPMKSTNEDLAKIFGVDPKNINFVRRELVDLRTNKVFFSDEFHTGEAFIKFDNLGTGDSIQKKCREFKGRKASNGRVLLVKIASAKKNEQKQEGGDNTKIKQN is encoded by the coding sequence ATGCTAATAGAGGAGATAGAGTTTTATAACGTCaacggaaaaaaaacaacaacagttGTTCCtgaaaatacaaaaataaaaaaaagagtacTAAATGATAGGAGGACATTATATGTCGGCAATCTTCCTAAAAACTGCCGTAAACAGGACTTGAGAGATTTGTTTGAGCCAAATTATGGTAAGATAACAATAAATAtgctaaagaaaaagccaCTCAAGAAACCGCTGAAAAGGTTTGCATTTATAGAATTTCAAGAGGGTGTGAATctgaaaaaagtgaaagagaagatgaacggtaaaatttttatgaatgaaaaaattgttattGAAAACATCTTAacaaaagaggaaaaaagttttgaaaaaaaccaGAAATCAAACAAGAAAACTGCTCCTGATCTCAAGCCACTATCCACAAATACTCTCTATGTGAAAAACATTCCCATGAAATCGACAAATGAAGACCTTGCCAAAATCTTTGGTGTTGACCctaaaaatataaacttTGTAAGAAGAGAATTGGTGGATTTGAGAACAAacaaagttttcttttccgACGAGTTTCACACCGGCGAAGCCTTCATCAAGTTTGACAACCTGGGGACTGGAGATAgtattcaaaagaaatgtcGAGAATTTAAAGGTCGGAAGGCAAGTAATGGTAGAGTATTGTTGGTTAAGATAGCCTCtgccaagaaaaatgaacaGAAACAAGAAGGAGGAGataatacaaaaataaaacaaaattaa